One Deinococcus multiflagellatus DNA segment encodes these proteins:
- a CDS encoding DUF937 domain-containing protein, whose amino-acid sequence MVTEGLGAFFEDGVSALARVLGTESALVHRVLAAGLPRQLDALADQASGAEGRAHLVEAVGTLPAFSSVEAALAEPGGAQNLEQAGELLAPPLLGARAEEVTRLTAQETGAAPALVTRLLHLALPLLLSRMGQLGLTGDNAAEWLGGLRGRPLLLSTLGTAAVAGAAAVAHTPEVTTTTVIGPTDPAPVTHTPAPPNPTPAAPVPPAPVITSHERTQRRRPWWPWALLLLLLTLGGCWLLQRPGGRDTVQAPPTTTTAPATDLAFTAPAAGETVAPGALTVRGTGPAGAQVSVRSGEQEVATATVSGDGTWQAEVPDLSAGPQTLVAQTTNPEGRAELNFTVGEGQANTSTAPTEPATSGTFSITEPAANASVPAGTVTLRGTGQPGQTLELREGDTSLGSFQVGEDGTWSFAVPSPAAGQQTYTVQTPAGEALGSVALTVGALTGEREQRCTETFTLSMADGQEVREPFRFGGVGEGQGYSVTVRRGERVIGRKDIPLDVTCGWSYQSRPGRGAITYEVRPLGTPNAEPLRTINLTVK is encoded by the coding sequence ATGGTCACAGAAGGACTGGGGGCTTTTTTTGAAGACGGCGTGTCGGCCCTGGCCCGGGTGCTGGGCACGGAGAGCGCCCTGGTGCACCGCGTGCTGGCCGCTGGTCTGCCCCGGCAGCTCGACGCGCTGGCCGATCAGGCTTCGGGGGCCGAGGGCCGCGCCCACCTCGTTGAAGCGGTGGGCACCCTGCCGGCCTTCAGCAGTGTGGAGGCCGCGCTGGCTGAACCCGGCGGCGCGCAGAATCTCGAGCAGGCCGGCGAACTCCTGGCCCCCCCACTCCTGGGCGCGCGGGCCGAGGAAGTGACCCGTCTGACCGCCCAGGAAACGGGTGCCGCGCCCGCGCTGGTAACCCGGCTGCTGCACCTCGCCCTGCCGCTGCTGCTCAGCCGCATGGGGCAGCTGGGCCTGACCGGCGACAATGCCGCCGAGTGGCTGGGCGGCCTGCGGGGCCGGCCCCTGCTGCTGTCCACGCTGGGCACCGCTGCGGTGGCTGGGGCGGCGGCTGTGGCCCACACGCCAGAAGTGACGACCACCACAGTGATTGGCCCCACCGATCCCGCGCCGGTGACGCATACCCCTGCACCGCCCAACCCCACGCCAGCCGCCCCTGTGCCACCCGCTCCCGTCATCACGTCCCATGAGCGCACCCAGCGGCGCCGGCCCTGGTGGCCCTGGGCCCTGCTGCTCCTGCTGCTGACCCTGGGCGGCTGCTGGCTGCTGCAGCGTCCCGGTGGCCGTGACACCGTGCAGGCGCCGCCCACAACTACCACTGCGCCCGCCACCGATCTGGCGTTCACCGCCCCGGCGGCCGGCGAAACAGTCGCCCCTGGCGCCCTGACCGTGCGCGGCACCGGTCCTGCTGGGGCGCAGGTGAGCGTGCGCAGCGGCGAGCAGGAGGTGGCCACCGCCACCGTGAGCGGCGACGGCACCTGGCAGGCCGAGGTGCCTGACCTCAGCGCCGGCCCGCAAACCCTGGTGGCCCAGACCACCAACCCCGAAGGCCGCGCCGAGCTGAATTTCACCGTGGGCGAGGGGCAGGCCAATACTAGTACGGCGCCCACCGAGCCTGCGACGTCCGGCACCTTCTCTATCACCGAACCGGCGGCGAACGCCTCAGTGCCTGCGGGCACGGTGACCCTGCGCGGCACCGGCCAGCCTGGGCAGACCCTGGAACTGCGCGAGGGCGACACCAGCCTGGGCAGCTTCCAGGTGGGCGAGGACGGGACGTGGTCCTTCGCCGTGCCCAGCCCGGCTGCCGGCCAGCAGACCTACACGGTCCAGACCCCCGCTGGCGAGGCGCTGGGCAGTGTGGCGCTGACGGTGGGCGCCCTGACCGGCGAGCGTGAACAGCGCTGCACCGAGACCTTTACCCTCAGCATGGCCGATGGCCAGGAAGTGCGCGAACCCTTCCGCTTCGGCGGCGTGGGTGAAGGCCAGGGCTACTCGGTGACGGTGCGCCGCGGCGAGCGTGTGATTGGCCGCAAGGACATTCCGCTGGATGTCACCTGTGGCTGGAGCTACCAGAGCCGCCCCGGCCGCGGCGCCATCACCTACGAGGTTCGTCCGCTGGGCACCCCCAACGCCGAACCCCTGCGCACCATCAACCTGACGGTGAAATAA
- a CDS encoding FtsW/RodA/SpoVE family cell cycle protein: MKYDLRFPIIIAALLVVGLMTVSTAALSPRASAGVFPKQLLGVALAALPIGLLWWAGRDRIYRFAPQLFALALALQASTFVIGKEVNGQRNWIMLGPLQFQPLEILKFALILMLALVLREGYKGLGTYARALAVFLPAVGLVVIQDFGGAMVLSVMFGVMLLAARIPGWHALLAVLAVGVAVPTVLYPHLEPYQQKRLTIFLDPYKDPRGAGYQVIQSTIAVGSGGLQGKGYKQGSQSHNGFLPEAHTDFAISTWLEEQGLVGGVIVLLLYGALLLGLAGMAAEAPRLQDQVLFAGVLGQIGFQVVENIGAALSVLPLTGITLPLISYGLSSLVSTLSTLGLAYVVHRDRFEGQI, translated from the coding sequence GTGAAGTACGACCTGCGTTTTCCCATCATCATCGCGGCCCTGCTGGTGGTGGGCCTGATGACCGTCAGCACGGCGGCCCTGTCGCCCCGGGCCTCGGCGGGCGTCTTTCCCAAGCAGCTGCTGGGGGTGGCGCTGGCGGCGCTGCCTATTGGGCTGCTGTGGTGGGCCGGGCGCGACCGCATCTACCGCTTTGCGCCGCAGCTGTTCGCGCTGGCGCTGGCGCTGCAGGCCAGCACCTTCGTGATTGGCAAGGAGGTGAACGGCCAGCGCAACTGGATCATGCTGGGGCCGCTGCAGTTTCAGCCGCTGGAAATCCTGAAATTTGCCCTGATCCTGATGCTGGCGCTGGTGCTGCGCGAAGGCTACAAGGGGCTGGGCACCTACGCCCGCGCGCTGGCGGTCTTTCTGCCAGCCGTGGGCCTCGTGGTGATTCAGGATTTCGGCGGGGCGATGGTCCTGAGTGTGATGTTCGGGGTGATGCTGCTGGCCGCACGCATTCCAGGCTGGCACGCGCTGCTGGCGGTGCTGGCCGTGGGCGTGGCCGTGCCGACAGTCCTATACCCACACCTGGAGCCCTACCAGCAAAAACGCCTGACCATCTTCCTGGATCCCTACAAGGACCCCCGGGGCGCGGGCTATCAGGTGATACAGAGCACCATCGCCGTGGGCTCGGGCGGTCTGCAGGGCAAGGGCTACAAGCAGGGCAGCCAGTCGCACAACGGCTTTCTGCCCGAGGCCCACACCGATTTCGCCATTTCCACCTGGCTGGAAGAACAGGGGCTGGTGGGCGGCGTGATCGTGCTGCTGCTGTACGGGGCGCTGCTGCTGGGGCTGGCGGGCATGGCCGCCGAGGCGCCCCGCCTGCAGGATCAGGTGCTGTTTGCGGGCGTGCTGGGCCAGATTGGCTTTCAGGTCGTCGAGAACATCGGCGCGGCCCTCAGCGTGCTGCCGCTGACCGGTATTACCCTGCCGCTGATCAGCTATGGCCTGAGCAGCTTGGTGAGCACCCTGTCCACCCTGGGGCTGGCCTACGTGGTTCACCGCGACCGCTTTGAGGGCCAGATCTGA
- a CDS encoding metallophosphoesterase family protein, which produces MRLAVLSDVHGNAFALEAVLADLHAAAPDLTVNLGDTVWGGANPALAWALQQEFVPPTVRGNTDELVAGRWPERDPEQAAWVRAQLPADVPERLGALPTTAQVGDGEVLLAHGHPQDPWRALLFEGAPEAPRLRPGPALLAELAGGSAVRVVLVGHTHREALVAEGGVTFVNVGAVSRQFQGDPSARWALLERHRGLWNVQFRRVPYDIEGAARWAEAHAPQGAQEAAWLRQGRLPQ; this is translated from the coding sequence ATGCGGCTGGCGGTGCTCAGCGATGTCCACGGCAACGCCTTTGCCCTGGAAGCGGTACTGGCTGACCTCCACGCGGCGGCCCCCGACCTGACCGTGAACCTGGGGGATACCGTGTGGGGCGGGGCCAATCCGGCGCTGGCCTGGGCCCTGCAGCAGGAGTTTGTGCCCCCGACCGTGCGCGGCAACACAGATGAACTGGTGGCCGGGCGCTGGCCAGAGCGCGACCCCGAGCAGGCCGCCTGGGTGCGCGCGCAACTGCCCGCGGACGTGCCGGAGAGGCTGGGCGCCCTGCCCACCACAGCCCAGGTTGGAGACGGCGAGGTGCTGCTGGCCCACGGCCACCCGCAGGACCCCTGGCGCGCGCTGCTGTTTGAAGGCGCGCCCGAGGCCCCCCGCCTGCGGCCCGGCCCGGCGCTGCTGGCGGAACTGGCCGGCGGGTCGGCCGTGCGCGTGGTGCTGGTGGGCCACACCCACCGCGAGGCGCTGGTGGCCGAAGGGGGCGTGACCTTCGTGAATGTGGGCGCCGTGTCACGGCAGTTTCAGGGCGATCCGTCCGCCCGCTGGGCGCTGCTGGAACGGCACCGGGGGCTGTGGAACGTGCAGTTTCGCCGCGTGCCCTACGACATTGAAGGCGCCGCCCGCTGGGCCGAGGCCCACGCCCCGCAGGGCGCGCAGGAAGCGGCGTGGTTACGTCAGGGCCGCTTGCCCCAGTAG